The Streptomyces sp. NBC_00286 nucleotide sequence TTGACCAGGAGAACAAGGAACTCGTCCTCCAGGGTTGGAAGCCCGACGGTGCCCTCGAAGCGGAATGCGCTGCATTCGAGCTGCCGGGCCATGCCAAGGGCATTCCGGAGAACGAGGCCGTGATCCGTATCCCCGCCAGGATGGTGTCCGTGATCAGGGAGGCGTGCGATGCCGTCGAACGTGCCAACGGCGTTCACTGACCTGCTCGCAGGCTGCACACGCTCCGCCGTCCACCTGGAGATGCGCGACTCCTACGCGGTCGACTACGAGAAAGGCCCGTTCGCCGACTGGCGCGCGGGGTATCGCCACGATCCCGACGACCGGGCCTCATGGTGGCGACCGTGGCTGGACCTCGTCCAGGAGACCGTGAACCGAGGCGTCGTCATCCGGCGGGCGCGCATCATCTCCGAGCCCGTCAGCGAGTACACCGGCTTCCTGTACGACGGAACCTTCACGAACGTCGCCGCCGGCGAACAAGTCCGCTGGCTGCCCCGGCGCCGCTGCTCCGAACTCGCGCTGCCCGGCAACGACTTCTGGCTGTTCGACGACCAGGTCATCCGCTGGAACCACTTCGCCGGGGACGGCTCGTCACTCGGCGGCGAAGTCTGGGACGACGCCCCCGACGCGGCGAAGCTCTGTGCCGACGCGTTCGAAGCGGTCTGGACGCGGGCCATCCCGCACAGCGCATACGAAATCCACTGACAGCACACACTGGACAAGCCGGCTCATGCCCAAATCCCCGTCCTCGTCCGCTCAGGCCGCGCGCGAAGTCGTCGCCCGGCGGCTACGTGACCTCCGCAAGGGGGCGGGGCTGACGGTCACCGAGCTGGCCGACCGGTGCGGCTGGCACCACGCCAAGACGTCGCGCATCGAGAACGCCCTCACCGCACCGTCCACGAAGGACATCCGAGCGTGGACCACTGCCTGCGGCGCCAGGGATCAGGAGGACGACCTAGTCGCGCAGTCGCTCCACGCAGAGTCGATGTACACGGAGTGGCGCCACAAGATCCGCAGTGGTCTGAAGCAACTACAGGACAGCGCCGCCCAGTTCTTCCACGAGACCCAACTGTTCCGTGTCTACTCCTCATCCCTCGTACCGGGCCTCCTCCAATCCGAGGGCTACGCGGCCGGCGTCCTGGGCATCAGCGCCAACTTCCGTGAACTCCCCGTCGACGACAGCGCCGAAGCCGCCCGAGCCCGCGTCGACCGCTCCCGCGTGATCCACGAACCAGGCCACCGGTTCGTCCTCGTCGTCGAAGAGGCCGCGCTCCACTACCGCGTTACCGACGAGGAGGCCATGGCCGCCCAACTCGGCTACCTCCTCACCGTGGGAGCCCTGCCCCAGGTATCGCTCGGCATCATCCCGTCGGCGACTCGGGAACGATCTCAGTGGCCCCGAGAGACGTTCCACGTCTACGACGACAAGCTCGTATCGGTGGAACTCGTCTCCGCCCAGGTAAGGATCACTCAGCCCTCCGAGATCGCGCTGTACCTGAAGGCGTTCGAGCAGCTGAGGAGCATGGCGGTTTATGGGGCGGATGCGCGGGCCTTGATTCTGAGGGCGATCGAGGCACTGAACTGAGCACGTGTCGCGTTCAGCGCTCCTGTTCCGCCGCCCCCAAGGCCCGTACGAAGGCCTCCCACGCGTGCGCACGGATGGCGAGCAAAGGCCCGTCGGCGTTCTTGGAGTCGCGTACGAGGGCGCCGTCCGCGCCGTGGGCGCACTCGACGCATTCGCCTCCTGCGCCGTTGCTGTAGGAGGACTTGAACCAGGGAGAGGTGCGGTTGGGAGTGGGGTCTGTAGCGTTCATCATGCGTACTCCTTCACGATGGACTTGATCAGTTGGGCGAGGCGCTGCGGGAGAAAGCCTTTCTGATATCTGGCCTGGTCGGCGGAGTCTTTCCAACTGCCCACCCTCGGAGAGGTCTAGCCCAGCCGGGCAGCCAAGAACCTCCCCCACGCCTCCGCCGATATCGCGACGTGAGGATCCTCCGGCCGCTTGGAGTCCCGTACCAGCACGCCGGCCGGTACGAAGGCGGCCTCCACGCACTCGGTTGCGTTGGCGCCGCTGTACGACGACTTGAACCAGGCGTGGACCGGAGGGAGTTGAGGGGCGGCGGGCATTCATAGCTCCTTGCGGATGCGGTGGATCATGGAAGAGGAAGCCTCCATGTCCAACGCTTGTGCGCGGAGGTACTCGAACGCAAGTCGGTAACGCTCCAGCTCCTCGTCCTTCTCGAGGAACAGCGACCCAGTGTGGAAGTCCACGTACACGACGTCGAGGGTGGGTTCGCTGCCTCCGATGATCACGAAGCTTCCGAGGGCTGCGCCGTGGGCCCCTTTGGAGAACGGAAGTACCTGGAGCGTGATGTGCGTGGACTCGGTCGCTTCGAGGAGCCGGTCGAGCTGCTCCTTCATGATGTCCGGCGAACCGACGACGCGACGGATCACGGACTCATCGAGAATCGCCCACAGCCGAGGGGGCTTTGGCCGGGTGAGGATCTCCTGCCGCTTCATACGGATGTCCACGAGCCGCTCGATCTCGGTCGGCGCCAGGCGTACTTCGTTGGCCTGTTGCAGAGCCGTGCTGTAGCCGCGCGTCTGCAGGAGCCCGGGAACGTAGACGCAGGAGAAGTGGTCCTCGCGTACGGCCTCGTCCTCCAGCGTGAGCAGCAAGTTCATGCTCTCCGGGATGGAATCGGCGAAGGAACTCCACCAGCCCTGCTGCTTGGCGTCCTTGGCGAGACCGACAACTGCCGTACGTTCGGCATCTGTTGCCCCGTATTCGCGGCAGAGTGCGTCCACCACCAGCCACTTGACCGGTCCGGCCTGGGTCTCGTACCGGCTGATCGTGGCCTTGGAAGCGCCGACGAGCCGCCCGGCCTCCTCAAGGGTCAGCCCCTTGCGAGCCCGAAGTTTGCGCATCATCGCGCCCAGCTGACGGCGCCGTGTGGTGGTGCGGACCGACATGTGATTCCTCTCCGTGTGCGCCGGGCGCCCGCCCGGAGATGCCAATCAGGCTAGGCAGTACGGAAGTTGATGTACCAGCAGATTCACCCGATAGATTCTAGTGAGAAGTTACATGGCGAGACTTCTCTATGCCATGCTCCTCTACAGATCGCTACGCAGTGCAGTCGTGTGAACACGGCGGGCGCAGCACGCGCGTGGCATGGAGGGAGGAGTGGCCATGACCGGCTACGAAGTCACCGCACCCCGACTCCGCTGTGTTCTGCCCTTCGAGGCAGAGCCGGCGGAGGTGCCCCTGCTCCGCAAAGCCGTCGCTGCACAACTCGATCAGTGGGGAATGCGCGAGGCCGCCGAGGAGGCGGAACTGCTCGTCACGGAGCTGGCGACGAACGTCATCAAGCATGTGGGGGAGGGCACTTCGGCAACTCTGATCCTCGAGGTGCAGAGAGAACGGCTTCGGGTCGAGGTCCACGACAAGAGCCGCGAGATCCCGTCCCTGAGGACTGCCGATTGCGATGAGGAGTGCGGTCGCGGGCTGCACTTGCTCGCGGCTCTGGCTGTGGACTGGGGGACGGTCCTGTCGGCGGCGGGAAAGTCGGTCTGGTGCGAGGTCTCGCTGGATCACGGCCGCGACTGCCGACGGCTCGAACGGGCCGTCAGCGCGCTGGAGACCTACCAGGAAGCCTGGGGTGGGGTTGTCCTGCGCGGCGGCAGAAGGGAGACGGGGCTCGAAGAGTCGGCGGTGGAGCTGATCGCCGATCTCCTCCACTGGACTGCCGCTCGCGGAAGTGATCCGGACGGGATCCTTGAGCGGGCTCAGATGCACTACGAAGCTGATGCGGACGCGGCCTAGTGGGCGCCGTTCTGCCCGGACTTCCGTATCTCCTCCCGCAGGGCGTCTGGAGTGCGCCAGGATTCTCCGGGACGGCTCCTGTGGCACATGCGGTGGCAGTTGGCGCACACGCACGCGAGGTCCTTGAGCTTGGTCTTCCGGGTTCCGGAGATGTGGAGAGGGATGACGTGGTGGACTTCGATGTAGCCCTCGCCCAGATCTCCGTAGATGCGGGCGAAGTCGAATTCGCAGACCTCACACTCGAGTGGCCGCCCGTCGCTCCGGACCTGGTCGATCTTCTGCTTGCGCAGCTTGGGGTCCCGCTCGCGGGCGAGTGCCCGGCGTACGAGGAGTCGTCCCTCGATGGCTGTGAATCCTTCGTCGTCGACCTCGTCAGGCTGCTGGGGGAGGAGATGCAACTCGCCGGATCCGATGCCCTCTTCGATGGCCTGGGCAGCCTGGAGCATCTCGGACTCGCGCTCGGTGAACGCCTTGATCATCTGGAGAGTGGGCTCGCCGCACCGAGTGGGCCTACCGGGGTAGGGGCCGTAGTTCGTAGCGAAGTCCGTGGTCTTGCGGCTGACGCTGTTCGGCGACCGGAACTCGGGAAGGGCCAGCGTTTCCGGGCTGTGAATCGGCAGAGAGCGCAGCAGCTCGGACAGCTCCTGCACCTCCCGGTCACCGGTCCTCAGCTCACGCCAGCCGTTCTTCACGACGAGCGCTCCGGCCAGTACGAGTTCGTCTTCGGTCCACGCAGGGCTCTTCATGGGCAATATCGTATGAGTGTTCGGCATGGCGGAGGGTGCCTGCAGCGAAGGGTGGGGCGTGTTGCACACTTGGTCCGGTCTCGTTGTCAGTGGGGCCTGTCACCCTCAGTGAGGGCGGACTGCAAAGAGTGGCCGCCGGGCGGGCTTGTAAGGGAGGGTGCATGACCAGCACTGAGAGGCAGTTCACCTCGATTGAGATCTGTGCGGGTGCCGGAGGCCAGGCGGTTGGCCTTCATAACGCCAAGTTCAAACACCTTGCGCTGCTCGAGATCGATGAGCACGCGGTCGCTACCCTCGAGCGGAACGTGACGGGCAATCCCCAGTGGAGCGGCTGCAAAGTGCTCCATAAGGATCTCACCAAGATCGATCTACACGAGCTGCGACTGCAACTGGGGCTTGAGCGTGGAAACTTGTCTCTTCTCGCTGGAGGAGTTCCGTGTCCGCCCTTCTCCGTTGCCGGTAAGCAGTTGGGCGAGGACGACGACCGGGACCTGTTTCCCAAGATGCTCGAGATGGTTGACGAGTTCGACCCCAAGGCTGTAATGATCGAGAACGTGCGCGGGCTCATGGATGCCAAATTCGAGAAATACCGGAACTGGATTCTCGGAGAGCTGGATTCCATGGGGTACAAAAAGTGCTTCTGGGGTTTGCTGGAGGCGAAGGACTACGGTGTACCGCAGTTGCGCCCGCGTAGCATTCTGGTAGCGATGAAGCCTGAGGGTGCGAAGCATTTCAGGTGGGTAGAGCCCGAGCTGAAAAAGCCGAAGACGGTAGCCGACGCTCTATGGCGGACGATGCGAAAACGGTTCCAGGAGAGTGGTCACCCGGGCTGGGAGAGCGCCTATAAGGAATGGTTTAAGGACGCAAAGAAAGGCGTGGCCCCTACTCTCGTCGGAGGCTCCAAGAAACACGGGGGAGCCGATCTTGGGCCTACACGCGCGAAGAAGGCTTGGGCGAATCTTGGGGTATGCGGCTTGGGGGTCGCAAATGATCCAGAAGAGATGACTGACCCTGGCCGCGACCTCTTCGCTAAGAACGGACCCAAGCTCACCGTGGCTCAGGCTGCCATCATTCAGGGATTCCCCCAGAACTGGCACTTCGAAGGAAAGAAGACGGCTGCTTACCGGCAGGTTGGCAACGCTTTTCCGCCGCCTGTCGCAGAAGCTGTTGGGCGGATGATCTCAGCAGCGCTGAAAGCCGAAAAGGAAGAAAGGGAAGCCGCGCGCAGTGAGGACATCCAGCCGGTCACCGAGCTTCCTGTTCAGTCAGCTCTCTTTGGAGCGGAGGCGGCTGACTTCAGCGATGATCTTCAGAGCGCAGTCGCCGGGTGATTCATGCTCCCAAAAGCGGAGCACGTGCCAGCCTGCCTCCTCTAGGCGTTGGTCGGTGTCCCGGTCGCGAGTCATGTTCTTGACGACCTTCTCTGACCAATACCCGGAGTTCGTCTTCGGTGGTATGTAGTGCTCAGGGCATCCGTGCCAGTAGCAACCATCAATGAAGACAGCTACCTTCGCCGGACGGAAGACCATGTCTGCCGTCCGGCGAAGGTCCGGAAGGGGCCTGGCAGCGACCCGGTAGCGCAGTCCTTGTGCATGGACGAGCCGTCGGATCAGGCGTTCTGGTGTGGTGTCCCGGCTTCGGATGGCCTGCATGTTGCGGCGCCTGGCGGCAGAGGAAGCCCAAGACCCGTGAGGGGGAGTCCAGTTGTCAGACACGTCCGCTCTCCAAGTCGGTGCCAGTAGGCTCTGCGCCTGCGCGTGCAGTTGTGATGTCTGGTCTGAGGCCAGGAGCACTATATGCCAACGCCAGTCGGCGATGCGGGGATCGGACCGAGGGCCGGATGTTGCCCTTGCAACGGTACCGTCGTGGATCCACGAGCTTTTTGCGCGGAAGATGAGGATGCCCAAGAACCTTCCGTTGGTTCGTGCGGTCCCTCAGAATGAATATCGCTCTGGATTGCGAGTGAGCTGACCCCATCACCTACCTGCAGAAAACGCTCTGCGGTACCTTAAAAACAAGTCAGGAGTGTTTCTCGCGTGACAGCAGCGCTTACCGTGGCCAGGAATAATTTTCACAAGAATCTCGTAGAAAAGCACACCCTTTCACTGTCACCTGACAATGTGGCTTCAAATGCCGATAGCAGTCAAAGGACGAGTGTATCCATCGCATTGCGGATCGCACAGGATCTCTCCGCCCAGACTATTACAGCGAAACTCAAGGGGCAGCGAGCTGGAAAACAGTTCGAGGAGGCCGTGGAGGAGTTCCTGGCAGAGACATTCTCCTTCTTTCAGTCTCTCCGCCCGGGTGATTGGGCCATCGAGAATGTCGGCGGGTCGCGTGCCGAGTATCAAATCTCCAAGTACGAACCCTACACTCATCTGGCTGACCTAGCGAGTGCTATTAAGAACGACCGGACTCTCGCTTCCGTGCTGGGAAACTCATACGAAATCAGTCCTGATATTCTGATACTGCGAAAGCCCGAGTCAGACGAGACGATCAATCGCGATCACGATCTAGTAGACGCGACCTCTGGCCAATACGCTGTCATTAGGATGGCTAATCAGGAGCGACCCATCGTGCACGCTATAGTTTCATGTAAGTGGACCTTGCGCAGCGACCGCGCCCAGAATGCACGCTCGGAGGCCTTGAATGTGATCCGGAACCGGAAAGGACGAACCCCGCATATCGTGGTCGTCACCGGGGAGCCCTCGCCTTCCAGGCTGGCATCCCTAGCCCTGGGAACCGGCGACATCGACACGGTTTACCATTTCGCTCTTCCGGAACTAATCGGAGCAGTCAACGAAACCGACAACGACGAGGCGATCAGCATGCTTCACACCTTGGTCGCTGGTAAACGCCTCCGTGATATTAGTGACCTGCCGCTGGATCTAGCCGTCTAGAAGGCTG carries:
- a CDS encoding DUF6879 family protein; this encodes MPSNVPTAFTDLLAGCTRSAVHLEMRDSYAVDYEKGPFADWRAGYRHDPDDRASWWRPWLDLVQETVNRGVVIRRARIISEPVSEYTGFLYDGTFTNVAAGEQVRWLPRRRCSELALPGNDFWLFDDQVIRWNHFAGDGSSLGGEVWDDAPDAAKLCADAFEAVWTRAIPHSAYEIH
- a CDS encoding helix-turn-helix domain-containing protein, with the protein product MPKSPSSSAQAAREVVARRLRDLRKGAGLTVTELADRCGWHHAKTSRIENALTAPSTKDIRAWTTACGARDQEDDLVAQSLHAESMYTEWRHKIRSGLKQLQDSAAQFFHETQLFRVYSSSLVPGLLQSEGYAAGVLGISANFRELPVDDSAEAARARVDRSRVIHEPGHRFVLVVEEAALHYRVTDEEAMAAQLGYLLTVGALPQVSLGIIPSATRERSQWPRETFHVYDDKLVSVELVSAQVRITQPSEIALYLKAFEQLRSMAVYGADARALILRAIEALN
- a CDS encoding DUF397 domain-containing protein — encoded protein: MMNATDPTPNRTSPWFKSSYSNGAGGECVECAHGADGALVRDSKNADGPLLAIRAHAWEAFVRALGAAEQER
- a CDS encoding DUF397 domain-containing protein, with the protein product MPAAPQLPPVHAWFKSSYSGANATECVEAAFVPAGVLVRDSKRPEDPHVAISAEAWGRFLAARLG
- a CDS encoding helix-turn-helix domain-containing protein, whose product is MSVRTTTRRRQLGAMMRKLRARKGLTLEEAGRLVGASKATISRYETQAGPVKWLVVDALCREYGATDAERTAVVGLAKDAKQQGWWSSFADSIPESMNLLLTLEDEAVREDHFSCVYVPGLLQTRGYSTALQQANEVRLAPTEIERLVDIRMKRQEILTRPKPPRLWAILDESVIRRVVGSPDIMKEQLDRLLEATESTHITLQVLPFSKGAHGAALGSFVIIGGSEPTLDVVYVDFHTGSLFLEKDEELERYRLAFEYLRAQALDMEASSSMIHRIRKEL
- a CDS encoding ATP-binding protein, which gives rise to MTGYEVTAPRLRCVLPFEAEPAEVPLLRKAVAAQLDQWGMREAAEEAELLVTELATNVIKHVGEGTSATLILEVQRERLRVEVHDKSREIPSLRTADCDEECGRGLHLLAALAVDWGTVLSAAGKSVWCEVSLDHGRDCRRLERAVSALETYQEAWGGVVLRGGRRETGLEESAVELIADLLHWTAARGSDPDGILERAQMHYEADADAA
- a CDS encoding HNH endonuclease, which gives rise to MKSPAWTEDELVLAGALVVKNGWRELRTGDREVQELSELLRSLPIHSPETLALPEFRSPNSVSRKTTDFATNYGPYPGRPTRCGEPTLQMIKAFTERESEMLQAAQAIEEGIGSGELHLLPQQPDEVDDEGFTAIEGRLLVRRALARERDPKLRKQKIDQVRSDGRPLECEVCEFDFARIYGDLGEGYIEVHHVIPLHISGTRKTKLKDLACVCANCHRMCHRSRPGESWRTPDALREEIRKSGQNGAH
- a CDS encoding DNA cytosine methyltransferase, which translates into the protein MTSTERQFTSIEICAGAGGQAVGLHNAKFKHLALLEIDEHAVATLERNVTGNPQWSGCKVLHKDLTKIDLHELRLQLGLERGNLSLLAGGVPCPPFSVAGKQLGEDDDRDLFPKMLEMVDEFDPKAVMIENVRGLMDAKFEKYRNWILGELDSMGYKKCFWGLLEAKDYGVPQLRPRSILVAMKPEGAKHFRWVEPELKKPKTVADALWRTMRKRFQESGHPGWESAYKEWFKDAKKGVAPTLVGGSKKHGGADLGPTRAKKAWANLGVCGLGVANDPEEMTDPGRDLFAKNGPKLTVAQAAIIQGFPQNWHFEGKKTAAYRQVGNAFPPPVAEAVGRMISAALKAEKEEREAARSEDIQPVTELPVQSALFGAEAADFSDDLQSAVAG
- a CDS encoding very short patch repair endonuclease — its product is MSDNWTPPHGSWASSAARRRNMQAIRSRDTTPERLIRRLVHAQGLRYRVAARPLPDLRRTADMVFRPAKVAVFIDGCYWHGCPEHYIPPKTNSGYWSEKVVKNMTRDRDTDQRLEEAGWHVLRFWEHESPGDCALKIIAEVSRLRSKES
- a CDS encoding NgoMIV family type II restriction endonuclease, with translation MTAALTVARNNFHKNLVEKHTLSLSPDNVASNADSSQRTSVSIALRIAQDLSAQTITAKLKGQRAGKQFEEAVEEFLAETFSFFQSLRPGDWAIENVGGSRAEYQISKYEPYTHLADLASAIKNDRTLASVLGNSYEISPDILILRKPESDETINRDHDLVDATSGQYAVIRMANQERPIVHAIVSCKWTLRSDRAQNARSEALNVIRNRKGRTPHIVVVTGEPSPSRLASLALGTGDIDTVYHFALPELIGAVNETDNDEAISMLHTLVAGKRLRDISDLPLDLAV